Proteins encoded within one genomic window of Nonomuraea gerenzanensis:
- a CDS encoding alkaline phosphatase D family protein — MSKLNRRHFLVTGLAAGAAAAIPAGAAHADPDPSAETAQSLASRGLTTDPFTLGVACGDPDSEGFVIWTRLAQQPLAEDGFGGMPQRPFPVQWQIYADERARRVVRSGVSVATPEWGHSVHVEVQGLSSDREFWYRFRVGPYLSPIGRARTAPHPLSYGGGLAMAFVSCAQYEHGYFTSYRRLAEEHPDLVLHLGDYQYEYTRNTYTIPGGNVRHHEGPETETLANYRQRHAQYKADPDLQAAHAAAPWLVVWDDHELDNNWADEVPEKPEIPQPNFPTRREAAFRAYYENMPLRRTSIPRGIDMQLYRRIRWGRMATFHMLDTRQYRDDQGCGDGYRDCPAAVDPARSITGAAQEEWLLHGFRHSRAQWDILGQQVFFAQRDNNAGPVKVTSQDAWDGYVASRRRITQGWIDAEVRNPVVLTGDVHAHWASDLKLDYDDPTGPTVGSELVATSISTGGNGADSDPATHPFLAINPHLKFYNNQRGYVLTKIEREQLTADFKVVPQVQVAGGEAYTRATFVVEDRVPGVQQTYLRPLDPAMRSAAGMGVEETVRWETERP, encoded by the coding sequence GTGTCCAAGCTGAACCGCAGGCACTTCCTCGTCACAGGGTTAGCTGCGGGCGCCGCCGCGGCGATCCCCGCGGGTGCCGCGCACGCCGACCCCGACCCGTCCGCCGAGACGGCCCAGAGCCTCGCCTCGCGCGGCCTGACCACCGACCCGTTCACGCTCGGCGTCGCCTGCGGCGACCCCGACAGCGAGGGCTTCGTCATCTGGACCAGGCTCGCCCAGCAGCCGCTGGCCGAGGACGGCTTCGGCGGCATGCCGCAGCGGCCCTTCCCCGTGCAGTGGCAGATCTACGCCGACGAGCGCGCCCGGCGCGTCGTCCGCTCCGGCGTGTCCGTCGCCACCCCCGAGTGGGGCCACAGCGTGCACGTCGAGGTGCAGGGGCTGAGCTCCGACCGCGAGTTCTGGTACCGCTTCCGCGTCGGCCCCTACCTCTCGCCGATCGGCCGCGCCCGCACCGCCCCGCACCCCCTGTCGTACGGCGGCGGCCTGGCCATGGCCTTCGTCTCCTGCGCCCAGTACGAGCACGGCTACTTCACCTCCTACCGCCGCCTGGCAGAGGAGCACCCGGACCTCGTCCTGCACCTCGGCGACTACCAGTACGAGTACACCAGGAACACCTACACCATCCCGGGCGGCAACGTCCGCCACCACGAGGGCCCCGAGACCGAGACCCTGGCGAACTACCGCCAGCGCCACGCCCAGTACAAGGCCGACCCCGACCTCCAGGCCGCGCACGCCGCCGCGCCGTGGCTGGTCGTCTGGGACGACCACGAGCTCGACAACAACTGGGCCGACGAGGTGCCCGAGAAGCCCGAGATCCCCCAGCCGAACTTCCCGACCAGGCGCGAAGCCGCCTTCCGCGCCTACTACGAGAACATGCCGCTGCGCCGCACCTCCATCCCGCGCGGCATCGACATGCAGCTCTACCGCCGCATCCGGTGGGGCCGGATGGCCACCTTCCACATGCTCGACACCCGCCAGTACCGCGACGACCAGGGCTGCGGCGACGGCTACCGCGACTGCCCCGCCGCCGTCGACCCGGCCCGCTCCATCACCGGCGCCGCCCAGGAGGAATGGCTGCTGCACGGCTTCCGCCACTCCCGCGCCCAGTGGGACATCCTCGGCCAGCAGGTCTTCTTCGCCCAGCGCGACAACAACGCCGGCCCCGTCAAGGTCACCTCCCAGGACGCCTGGGACGGCTACGTCGCCTCCCGCCGGCGGATCACGCAGGGCTGGATCGACGCCGAGGTGCGCAACCCCGTCGTCCTGACCGGCGACGTGCACGCCCACTGGGCCAGCGACCTCAAGCTCGACTACGACGACCCGACCGGGCCCACCGTGGGGTCGGAGCTGGTGGCCACGTCGATCTCCACCGGAGGGAACGGGGCCGACTCCGATCCGGCGACGCATCCGTTCCTAGCCATCAATCCGCATCTGAAGTTCTACAACAACCAGCGCGGATACGTGCTGACGAAGATCGAGCGGGAGCAGCTGACGGCTGATTTCAAGGTGGTGCCGCAGGTGCAGGTGGCCGGGGGTGAGGCGTATACCCGGGCTACGTTCGTCGTGGAGGATCGGGTGCCGGGGGTGCAGCAGACGTATCTGCGGCCGCTCGATCCGGCGATGCGTAGTGCGGCGGGGATGGGTGTGGAGGAGACGGTGCGGTGGGAGACTGAGCGGCCTTAG
- a CDS encoding GNAT family N-acetyltransferase gives MEIRDLTSEDLDDVLDLRKRSFGPLSADDRERWRKAVLPALGEGRYLGAFDGTRLAAAARLRRFTQWWHGKPQPMAGVAGVTVSPEDRGRGVGSLIMRAVIGRAADLGDAVSALYPATTAIYRKVGFEHAGAQYNVRLQAESLRGIRPSGQVKLRRMGPGDAAELMSVLHRVHGAARSSGPISWDEDTWNLWLADEDDFLYLADDGYAVYRWKGDDVAVENLVAASPETLRALWSMVGSASTIAREVVASVAPDDPVLWLLRERTKEPVQQVRWMFRVLDVAKAVERRGFPAHASCQAVVTVDDPIRGGGTWRLDISGGSGTAAPAEEPGVTLSVNGFSALYAGIPTRTLRLAGLMSGHDGYDDALDTAFAAKPYMLDYF, from the coding sequence GTGGAAATACGCGACCTGACTTCCGAAGACCTTGACGACGTCCTTGACCTGCGTAAGCGTTCCTTCGGCCCGTTGTCGGCCGACGACAGGGAGAGGTGGCGCAAGGCCGTGCTCCCGGCGCTGGGGGAGGGCCGCTACCTGGGGGCGTTCGACGGCACGCGGCTGGCCGCCGCGGCCCGCCTGCGCCGGTTCACGCAGTGGTGGCACGGCAAGCCGCAGCCGATGGCGGGCGTCGCCGGCGTCACGGTCAGCCCCGAGGACCGCGGGCGCGGCGTGGGCAGCCTGATCATGCGGGCCGTCATCGGCCGCGCCGCCGACCTCGGCGACGCCGTCTCCGCGCTGTACCCGGCCACCACGGCCATCTACCGGAAGGTCGGCTTCGAGCACGCGGGCGCCCAGTACAACGTGCGCCTGCAGGCCGAGTCGCTGCGCGGGATCCGGCCGTCCGGGCAGGTCAAGCTGCGCAGGATGGGGCCGGGAGACGCCGCGGAGCTGATGTCGGTGCTGCACCGCGTGCACGGCGCCGCCCGTTCCAGCGGGCCGATCTCCTGGGACGAGGACACGTGGAACCTGTGGCTGGCCGACGAGGACGACTTCCTCTACCTCGCCGACGACGGCTACGCGGTCTACCGATGGAAGGGCGACGACGTGGCGGTCGAGAACCTCGTCGCCGCCTCCCCCGAGACCCTGCGGGCCCTGTGGTCCATGGTGGGCAGCGCCTCCACGATCGCCCGCGAGGTCGTCGCCTCGGTGGCGCCCGACGACCCGGTGCTGTGGCTGCTGCGCGAGCGGACGAAGGAGCCGGTGCAGCAGGTGCGCTGGATGTTCAGGGTGCTGGACGTGGCCAAGGCCGTGGAGCGCAGGGGCTTCCCGGCGCACGCGTCCTGCCAGGCCGTCGTCACCGTGGACGATCCCATCAGGGGCGGCGGCACCTGGCGGCTGGACATCTCCGGCGGATCCGGCACAGCGGCCCCGGCCGAGGAGCCCGGCGTCACGCTCTCAGTGAACGGCTTCTCCGCCCTGTACGCCGGCATTCCCACCCGAACCCTCCGCCTCGCCGGTCTCATGTCCGGACATGACGGATACGACGACGCCCTCGACACCGCGTTCGCCGCCAAGCCGTACATGCTCGACTACTTCTGA
- the ruvB gene encoding Holliday junction branch migration DNA helicase RuvB: protein MGLEREEILSSTAGGDEVQIEAALRPKRLSEFIGQGRVREQLSLVLESALRRQSPPDHVLMSGSPGLGKTTLAMIIAAELNAPLRITSGPALERAGDLAAILSTLAEGEVLFIDEIHRMARPAEEMLYLAMEDFRVDIVVGKGPGATAIPLDIAPFTLVGATTRAGLLPAPLRDRFGFTAHMDFYDTPELEQVLRRSARLLGVSLPDDGAHEIARRSRGTPRIANRLLRRVRDFADVRAEGVINRDIAAAALNLYEVDGEGLDRLDRAVLGALLKKFGGGPVGLSTLAVAVGEEPETVEVVAEPFLVRQGLLARTPRGRVATAAAWVHLGMTPPPDAFGASHFE, encoded by the coding sequence GTGGGGCTTGAGCGGGAGGAGATCCTGTCGTCCACGGCCGGAGGCGACGAGGTGCAGATCGAGGCCGCGCTCCGGCCCAAGCGCCTCAGCGAGTTCATCGGCCAGGGCCGGGTGCGCGAGCAGTTGTCGCTGGTGCTGGAGAGCGCGCTGCGCAGGCAGAGCCCGCCGGACCACGTGCTCATGAGCGGCTCGCCCGGCCTGGGCAAGACGACCCTGGCCATGATCATCGCAGCCGAGCTGAACGCCCCGCTGCGGATCACCTCGGGCCCCGCGCTGGAGCGCGCCGGTGACCTGGCGGCGATCCTGTCGACGCTGGCCGAGGGCGAGGTGCTGTTCATCGACGAGATCCACCGGATGGCCAGGCCGGCCGAGGAGATGCTCTACCTCGCGATGGAGGACTTCCGGGTCGACATCGTCGTCGGCAAGGGCCCCGGCGCCACCGCCATCCCGCTCGACATCGCCCCGTTCACCCTGGTGGGCGCCACCACGCGGGCCGGGCTGCTGCCGGCCCCGCTGCGCGACCGGTTCGGGTTCACCGCGCACATGGACTTCTACGACACCCCCGAGCTGGAGCAGGTGCTGCGCCGCTCGGCCAGGCTGCTCGGGGTGAGCCTGCCCGACGACGGCGCGCACGAGATCGCCAGGCGGTCGCGGGGCACGCCCCGCATCGCGAACCGGCTGCTGCGGCGCGTGCGGGACTTCGCCGACGTGCGGGCCGAGGGCGTGATCAACCGCGATATCGCCGCGGCGGCGCTCAATCTGTACGAGGTCGACGGCGAAGGGCTCGACCGGCTCGACCGGGCGGTGCTCGGCGCGCTGCTGAAGAAGTTCGGCGGCGGCCCGGTCGGCCTGTCGACGCTGGCGGTGGCCGTGGGGGAGGAGCCCGAGACGGTCGAGGTGGTGGCCGAGCCGTTCCTCGTACGGCAAGGACTGCTGGCCAGGACGCCACGCGGCCGGGTCGCCACGGCGGCGGCCTGGGTGCACCTGGGGATGACACCGCCACCGGATGCGTTCGGAGCGTCACATTTCGAGTGA
- the pdxT gene encoding pyridoxal 5'-phosphate synthase glutaminase subunit PdxT, with amino-acid sequence MPAIGVLALQGDVREHVRMLQEAGATATPVRRPAELDAVDALVIPGGESTTMWKLAETFDMLQPLRMRVKEGMPAYGSCAGMIMLADRIEDGIAGQQTIGGIDMVVRRNAFGRQVDSFESDLDFAGERVHAVFIRAPWVESLGADVEVLGRCEPGDRIVAVRQGPLLATSFHPELTGDVSVHRYFVDMVREL; translated from the coding sequence GTGCCCGCGATCGGTGTGCTCGCCCTTCAAGGAGACGTGCGCGAGCATGTGCGCATGCTCCAGGAGGCAGGCGCCACGGCCACCCCCGTGCGCCGCCCCGCCGAGCTGGACGCGGTCGACGCCCTGGTCATCCCCGGCGGCGAGTCGACCACGATGTGGAAGCTCGCCGAGACCTTCGACATGCTGCAGCCGCTGCGCATGCGCGTCAAGGAGGGCATGCCCGCCTACGGCTCCTGCGCCGGCATGATCATGCTGGCCGACCGGATCGAGGACGGCATCGCCGGGCAGCAGACCATCGGTGGCATCGACATGGTGGTCAGGCGCAACGCGTTCGGCCGCCAGGTGGACTCCTTCGAGTCGGACCTCGACTTCGCCGGGGAGCGGGTGCACGCGGTCTTCATCAGGGCTCCCTGGGTCGAATCGCTCGGAGCGGACGTCGAAGTGCTGGGCAGGTGCGAGCCTGGGGATAGGATCGTCGCGGTCCGTCAAGGGCCGTTGCTCGCGACGTCGTTCCATCCCGAGCTCACCGGGGACGTCAGCGTGCACCGTTACTTCGTAGACATGGTGAGGGAGCTCTAG
- the ruvA gene encoding Holliday junction branch migration protein RuvA, with product MIASVAGKVAAIAPDGAVIEVGGVGILTHCTPGTLATLRTGEEARLATSLVVREESLTLYGFATDDERAVFELLQTASGVGPKLALAMLAVHTPNTLRVAVASADVKALTQVPGIGQKGAQRIILELKDRLGTPEEAVNAALNGERRVAVWRDQVHSGLVGLGYSSKDADEAVAAVEPDADAELAAGRQPQVAALLKAALRSLSVR from the coding sequence GTGATCGCTTCGGTGGCGGGCAAGGTGGCGGCGATAGCGCCGGACGGAGCCGTGATCGAGGTCGGCGGCGTCGGCATCCTCACCCACTGCACCCCGGGCACCCTCGCCACCCTCAGGACGGGCGAGGAGGCGCGCCTGGCCACGTCGCTGGTGGTGCGCGAGGAGTCCCTGACCCTCTACGGCTTCGCCACCGACGACGAGCGCGCCGTGTTCGAGCTCCTGCAGACGGCGAGCGGCGTCGGCCCCAAGCTGGCCCTGGCGATGCTGGCCGTGCACACCCCCAACACCCTGCGGGTCGCGGTGGCCAGCGCCGACGTCAAGGCGCTCACGCAGGTGCCGGGGATCGGACAGAAGGGGGCCCAGCGCATCATCCTGGAGCTGAAGGACCGGCTCGGCACGCCGGAGGAGGCCGTCAACGCCGCGCTCAACGGGGAGCGGCGGGTGGCCGTGTGGCGTGACCAGGTGCACTCGGGGCTGGTCGGGCTGGGCTACTCCAGCAAGGACGCCGACGAGGCCGTCGCCGCCGTGGAGCCGGACGCCGACGCCGAGCTCGCCGCCGGTCGCCAGCCCCAGGTGGCCGCGCTGCTGAAGGCCGCACTCCGCTCGCTGAGCGTGCGATGA
- a CDS encoding MFS transporter: MSVWATAFAAVVAFMGIGLVDPILPSIAQGLNATPSQVSLLFTSYFLVTAVAMLITGWVSSRIGGKRTLLVGLVLVVLFAALAGTSTSVAELVGFRAGWGLGNALFVATALAVIVGAASGGAESAIILYEAALGLGISLGPLVGALLGDWNWRAPFFGTATLMAVGFVLIVTMLKATPKPAQKTRLSAPIRALAHGGLSTTAFTALFYNFAFFTVLAFTPFILGMSAYGIGAVFFGWGVCVALSSVFAAPPLQRRIGSVNVLHLALALLAVFQIGIALSGHAGIIVFTILSGIPIGLNNTVFTESAMEVSDAPRPVASAGYNFVRWMGGALAPFVATKLGEEVGVAVPYVLGALCCVAGMAILYTRRHHLRALSRVDADHTAHDAAEAAPAM; encoded by the coding sequence ATGTCCGTCTGGGCCACCGCCTTCGCCGCGGTCGTGGCCTTCATGGGAATCGGGCTCGTCGACCCCATCCTCCCGTCCATCGCCCAAGGCCTGAACGCCACTCCCAGCCAGGTCTCCCTGCTGTTCACCAGCTACTTCCTGGTCACCGCCGTCGCCATGCTGATCACCGGCTGGGTCTCCAGCCGGATCGGCGGCAAGCGGACGCTGCTGGTCGGGCTGGTGCTGGTCGTGCTGTTCGCCGCGCTGGCCGGCACCTCCACCAGCGTGGCGGAGCTGGTCGGCTTCCGCGCGGGCTGGGGGCTGGGCAACGCGTTGTTCGTGGCCACCGCGCTGGCGGTGATCGTCGGTGCCGCCAGCGGGGGCGCCGAGTCGGCGATCATCCTGTACGAGGCCGCGCTCGGCCTCGGCATCTCCCTGGGCCCCCTCGTCGGCGCCCTGCTCGGCGACTGGAACTGGCGGGCCCCGTTCTTCGGCACCGCCACGCTCATGGCGGTCGGTTTCGTGCTGATCGTCACGATGCTCAAAGCCACGCCCAAGCCGGCTCAGAAGACCCGGCTGAGCGCGCCGATCAGGGCGCTGGCGCACGGCGGCCTGTCCACGACCGCGTTCACCGCGCTGTTCTACAACTTCGCGTTCTTCACGGTGCTGGCCTTCACGCCGTTCATCCTCGGCATGTCCGCCTACGGCATCGGCGCGGTCTTCTTCGGCTGGGGCGTCTGTGTGGCGCTGTCGTCGGTGTTCGCGGCGCCGCCGCTGCAGCGCAGGATCGGCTCGGTGAACGTGCTGCACCTGGCGCTGGCCCTGCTGGCCGTCTTCCAGATCGGCATCGCGCTGTCGGGGCACGCGGGCATCATCGTGTTCACCATCCTGTCGGGCATCCCCATCGGCCTCAACAACACCGTGTTCACCGAGTCGGCCATGGAGGTCTCCGACGCTCCCCGGCCGGTCGCCTCCGCCGGTTACAACTTCGTGCGCTGGATGGGCGGCGCGCTGGCCCCGTTCGTCGCGACGAAGCTGGGGGAGGAGGTCGGGGTCGCGGTGCCGTACGTGCTGGGCGCGCTCTGCTGCGTCGCCGGCATGGCCATCCTCTACACCCGGCGGCACCACCTGCGCGCGCTGTCCCGCGTGGACGCCGACCACACCGCGCACGACGCCGCCGAGGCCGCACCGGCCATGTGA
- a CDS encoding YebC/PmpR family DNA-binding transcriptional regulator — protein MSGHSKWATTKHKKAALDAKRGKLFAKLIKNIEVAARTGGPDPDANPTLFDAIFKAKKNSVPNDNIERARKRGGGLEAGGADWQTIMYEGYAPGGVAVLIECLTDNRNRAASEVRVALTRNGGSLADPGSVSYMFNRKGVVIVPKADGLDEDTVLMAVLDAGAEEVNDLGDTFEVVSEAGDLVPVRKALQDAGIDYDSAESSFLPTMSVPLDEEGAKKVFRLIDALEDSDDVQNVFANFDVSDEVLAALD, from the coding sequence ATGTCCGGCCACTCCAAATGGGCGACGACGAAGCACAAGAAGGCCGCGCTCGACGCCAAGCGCGGCAAGCTGTTCGCCAAGCTCATCAAGAACATCGAAGTGGCGGCACGGACCGGTGGCCCTGACCCGGACGCCAACCCCACCCTCTTCGACGCCATCTTCAAGGCCAAGAAGAACTCCGTGCCCAACGACAACATCGAGCGGGCGCGCAAGCGGGGCGGCGGCCTGGAGGCGGGCGGCGCCGACTGGCAGACGATCATGTACGAGGGTTACGCGCCCGGCGGCGTCGCGGTGCTCATCGAGTGCCTCACCGACAACCGCAACCGCGCCGCCTCCGAGGTGCGCGTCGCGCTCACCCGCAACGGCGGCTCGCTGGCCGACCCCGGGTCCGTCTCGTACATGTTCAACCGCAAGGGCGTCGTGATCGTGCCCAAGGCCGACGGGCTCGACGAGGACACCGTGCTGATGGCCGTGCTCGACGCGGGCGCCGAGGAGGTCAACGACCTGGGCGACACCTTCGAGGTCGTCTCCGAGGCCGGCGACCTGGTGCCGGTGCGCAAGGCGCTGCAGGACGCCGGCATCGACTACGACTCGGCCGAGTCGAGCTTCCTGCCGACGATGAGCGTGCCGCTCGACGAGGAGGGCGCCAAGAAGGTGTTCCGCCTCATCGACGCGCTGGAGGACAGCGACGACGTGCAGAACGTGTTCGCCAACTTCGACGTGTCGGACGAGGTGCTGGCGGCGCTCGACTAG
- the ruvC gene encoding crossover junction endodeoxyribonuclease RuvC codes for MRVMGVDPGLTRCGLGAVEGRPGAPLSLVAVGVVRTGADEELGARLVGIEAGIERWLDEVRPDAVAVERVFSQHNVRTVMGTAQAAGIAVLCAARRGLPVALHTPSEVKAAITGSGTADKKQIGAMVTRLLRLAEMPKPADAADALALAICHVWRGGAQHRLSEALARATTRKNLAR; via the coding sequence GTGCGGGTGATGGGCGTCGATCCGGGGCTGACCAGATGCGGCCTCGGTGCTGTCGAGGGGCGCCCCGGCGCACCGCTCAGCCTGGTGGCCGTCGGGGTGGTGCGCACGGGGGCCGACGAGGAGCTCGGCGCCCGGCTCGTCGGCATCGAGGCGGGCATCGAGCGCTGGCTCGACGAGGTGCGTCCCGACGCGGTGGCGGTGGAGCGCGTCTTCAGCCAGCACAACGTACGCACCGTCATGGGCACGGCGCAGGCGGCGGGCATCGCGGTCCTGTGTGCCGCCAGGCGCGGCCTGCCGGTGGCCCTGCACACGCCGTCCGAGGTGAAGGCGGCGATCACGGGCAGCGGCACGGCCGACAAGAAGCAGATCGGCGCCATGGTGACCCGGCTGCTGCGGCTGGCCGAGATGCCCAAGCCCGCCGACGCCGCCGACGCGCTGGCGCTGGCCATCTGCCACGTGTGGCGTGGCGGCGCCCAGCACCGCCTGTCGGAGGCCCTGGCCCGCGCCACCACCCGGAAGAACCTGGCCCGATGA
- the yajC gene encoding preprotein translocase subunit YajC gives MDMGQLGSILPLILLVVVFYFLLIRPQRKRQQEAIQMQNSLTPGSRVMTTTGLFATVVAVDNEDVVLEVAPGIETRWVKAAIGRVVAPGDAPVSDDESAADQVELDEEGKKESEATVERDGDQGSSTKQS, from the coding sequence ATGGACATGGGACAACTCGGAAGCATCCTGCCGCTGATCCTTCTGGTGGTGGTGTTCTACTTCCTGCTGATCCGCCCCCAGCGCAAGCGTCAGCAAGAGGCGATCCAGATGCAGAACTCCCTGACGCCCGGCTCCCGGGTCATGACCACGACGGGTCTGTTCGCCACCGTCGTGGCCGTCGACAACGAGGACGTCGTCCTCGAAGTCGCGCCAGGGATCGAGACCCGCTGGGTGAAGGCCGCGATCGGCCGAGTCGTCGCTCCCGGCGACGCCCCGGTGAGTGACGACGAGTCGGCCGCTGACCAGGTCGAACTCGACGAAGAGGGCAAGAAGGAGTCCGAGGCCACCGTAGAGCGCGACGGCGACCAGGGCTCCAGTACCAAGCAGTCCTGA
- a CDS encoding endonuclease/exonuclease/phosphatase family protein, whose translation MVGHVLLLLASMLPVPQASLAVMTWNVCTGTNSDCRLYRASAVELAGHIGGRALARRAEVIFLQEFCTGATGTLELWLEQRTGRRWTIGSWGLTGQDGEPYACHPDLLGRPRGAQSIAVAVAGDAVAFETHALPAPPWYVKRAAVCADLPARRVRACGTHLSAGTPYDDHQPGAPYRTKQLQRLLEISAKPGYRSVVGGDLNVSPPDSGYGSAAGRRAVAPFYRLYQECDQRGVRRTGGWTREGKKLDYLFAPKGSVRRCHVERGVTLSDHKPAHIEVTL comes from the coding sequence ATGGTGGGACATGTTCTGCTGCTCCTGGCGAGCATGCTTCCCGTGCCGCAGGCGAGCCTGGCCGTGATGACCTGGAACGTCTGCACGGGGACCAACTCCGACTGCCGCCTCTACCGCGCGAGCGCCGTCGAGCTGGCCGGGCACATCGGCGGGCGGGCGCTCGCCCGGCGCGCCGAGGTGATCTTCCTGCAGGAGTTCTGCACGGGCGCGACGGGCACCCTGGAGCTCTGGCTCGAACAGCGCACCGGGCGGCGCTGGACGATCGGCTCCTGGGGCCTGACCGGCCAGGACGGCGAACCGTACGCCTGCCATCCCGACCTGCTCGGCCGCCCGCGCGGCGCGCAGAGCATCGCGGTCGCGGTGGCGGGCGACGCGGTCGCGTTCGAGACCCACGCGCTGCCCGCCCCGCCCTGGTACGTCAAGCGGGCCGCCGTCTGCGCCGACCTGCCGGCCAGGAGGGTACGCGCCTGCGGCACCCATCTGTCCGCCGGCACCCCGTACGACGACCACCAGCCGGGCGCCCCGTACCGCACCAAGCAGCTCCAGCGCCTGCTGGAGATCTCCGCCAAGCCCGGCTACCGCAGCGTCGTCGGCGGCGACCTCAACGTCTCGCCGCCCGACAGCGGTTACGGCAGCGCCGCCGGACGCCGGGCCGTGGCCCCCTTCTACCGGCTCTACCAGGAGTGCGACCAGCGGGGCGTACGGCGTACCGGAGGCTGGACCAGGGAGGGCAAGAAGCTCGACTACCTCTTCGCCCCCAAGGGCAGCGTGCGGCGCTGCCACGTGGAGCGCGGCGTCACCCTGTCGGACCACAAGCCCGCACACATCGAGGTGACCCTCTAG
- the pdxS gene encoding pyridoxal 5'-phosphate synthase lyase subunit PdxS: protein MTVSTSTPESTPVTGTARVKRGMAEMLKGGVIMDVVTPEQAKIAEDAGAVAVMALERVPADIRAQGGVSRMSDPDMIDGIIDAVSIPVMAKARIGHFVEARVLQALGVDYVDESEVLTPADYANHIDKWQFTVPFVCGATNLGEAMRRITEGAAMIRSKGEAGTGDVSNAVTHMRTIRAEIKRLTSLPEDELYVAAKELQAPYELVVEVAKTGKLPVVLFTAGGIATPADAAMMMQLGAEGVFVGSGIFKSGDPAKRAAAIVKATTFYDDPDVIAKVSRGLGEAMVGINVDEIPQPHRLAERGW, encoded by the coding sequence ATGACCGTGTCGACCAGCACGCCAGAAAGCACCCCCGTCACCGGAACCGCGCGCGTCAAGCGCGGCATGGCCGAGATGCTCAAGGGCGGCGTCATCATGGACGTCGTCACCCCCGAGCAGGCCAAGATCGCTGAGGACGCCGGCGCGGTGGCCGTCATGGCCCTCGAGCGCGTGCCCGCCGACATCCGCGCTCAGGGCGGCGTGTCCCGGATGAGCGACCCCGACATGATCGACGGCATCATCGACGCCGTCTCGATCCCCGTCATGGCCAAGGCCCGCATCGGCCACTTCGTCGAGGCCAGGGTGCTGCAGGCGCTCGGCGTCGACTACGTGGACGAGTCGGAGGTGCTGACCCCGGCCGACTACGCCAACCACATCGACAAGTGGCAGTTCACCGTGCCGTTCGTGTGCGGGGCCACCAACCTGGGCGAGGCCATGCGCCGCATCACCGAGGGCGCGGCCATGATCCGCTCCAAGGGCGAGGCCGGCACCGGTGACGTCTCCAACGCCGTCACCCACATGCGCACGATCCGCGCCGAGATCAAGCGGCTCACCTCGCTGCCGGAGGACGAGCTGTACGTCGCCGCCAAGGAGCTGCAGGCCCCGTACGAGCTGGTCGTCGAGGTCGCCAAGACCGGCAAGCTGCCGGTCGTGCTGTTCACCGCCGGCGGCATCGCCACCCCGGCCGACGCGGCGATGATGATGCAGCTCGGCGCCGAGGGCGTGTTCGTCGGCTCTGGCATCTTCAAGTCGGGCGACCCGGCCAAGCGCGCCGCGGCCATCGTCAAGGCCACGACGTTCTACGACGACCCCGACGTCATCGCCAAGGTCTCGCGCGGCCTGGGCGAGGCCATGGTCGGCATCAACGTCGATGAGATCCCGCAGCCGCACCGCCTGGCGGAGCGCGGCTGGTAA
- a CDS encoding MarR family winged helix-turn-helix transcriptional regulator encodes MRDDPTRLAEQVSTVLRHLVLLLRRTVAGQPVTSQQYGVLGSLEAAPRRMTELAEEHAVQLPTMTVQINRLEDAGLVARGSDPADARVRTVELTAEGRARLRAVRQARIAHLTRELAALTEDERATLAAALPVLAKLGRSKESP; translated from the coding sequence ATGAGGGACGATCCCACTCGCCTGGCCGAACAGGTCTCCACAGTGCTGCGGCACCTGGTCCTCCTGCTCAGGCGCACCGTCGCCGGCCAACCCGTCACCAGCCAGCAATACGGCGTACTCGGCTCCCTCGAAGCCGCCCCCCGCCGGATGACCGAGCTGGCCGAGGAGCACGCCGTACAACTGCCCACCATGACCGTCCAGATCAACCGCCTGGAGGACGCCGGCCTGGTGGCCCGAGGCTCGGACCCGGCGGACGCGCGCGTCAGGACGGTCGAGCTGACGGCCGAGGGCCGCGCCCGGCTCAGGGCCGTACGGCAGGCCAGGATCGCCCACCTCACCCGGGAACTGGCCGCACTGACCGAGGACGAGCGGGCCACACTCGCGGCCGCCCTGCCCGTGCTGGCCAAGCTCGGCCGCTCGAAGGAGAGCCCGTAA